Proteins encoded together in one Salvelinus fontinalis isolate EN_2023a chromosome 6, ASM2944872v1, whole genome shotgun sequence window:
- the LOC129857618 gene encoding ankyrin repeat domain-containing protein 34A-like, whose amino-acid sequence MGDGGALHTEGNALLKAVFQGKLRLTRLLLEGGAYINEGNERGETPISAACLAGYEDPQSRQRMVRYLLEKGADPNIPDKSGRTALMHACVEQAGKEVVSLLLENGADPSLKDYTGSSALVHAINRGDRDTLQVLLDACKAKGKEVIIITTDTSPSGTKKTKQYLNSPPSPGVVDKLSPVACMSPSEVAIRTSNSPAAEKVEEEDSIFSFALTSALPLPSTRTLGEKRPPPRKLLKRLNSEPWGLVAPSVLSRVPQERVDGGLEEEGGGRIITEMNGLSISGSGRPLLSRRHSIETHDPCSPKLIDRSCSEDCAALCSSSWADKVQQHQILYRRNTAPESQENTCGPGAVASRTLAHPKLTRMEHYESDTHLCPESIPGSPDSGRVSVERRKYNASPLSLLTTSSRESLESIPNSISPITMRRRSPGLLERRGSGTLLLDHISHTRPGFLPPLNVNPHRPIPDIRANGKPTSPVHSGPKILVPVAPASPKRGPDFKMKKKLMRRHSMQTEQMKQLSTFQEILTEKVIESNGD is encoded by the coding sequence ATGGGAGATGGAGGAGCCCTCCATACGGAGGGGAACGCCCTCCTCAAAGCCGTCTTCCAGGGCAAGCTGCGACTGACCCGGCTCCTCCTGGAAGGGGGTGCCTACATCAACGAAGGCAACGAGCGGGGCGAGACCCCCATCTCTGCTGCTTGCCTGGCTGGCTACGAGGACCCCCAGAGCCGCCAGAGAATGGTGCGCTACCTCCTGGAGAAAGGAGCCGATCCCAACATCCCAGACAAGTCTGGGCGGACCGCCCTGATGCATGCCTGTGTCGAGCAGGCGGGCAAAGAGGTGGTGTCCCTGCTCCTAGAGAATGGAGCTGACCCCAGCCTCAAGGACTACACAGGCTCCTCCGCCCTGGTCCATGCCATCAACAGAGGTGACCGAGACACCCTCCAGGTCCTGCTGGACGCCTGCAAGGCCAAGGGCAAGGAAGTGATCATCATCACCACAGACACGTCACCCTCGGGCACCAAGAAGACCAAGCAGTACCTCAACTCCCCCCCATCACCAGGGGTGGTGGACAAGCTCTCGCCCGTGGCCTGCATGTCGCCCTCAGAGGTGGCGATCCGGACCTCCAATTCCCCAGCAGCAGAGAAGGTTGAGGAGGAGGACAGTATCTTCAGCTTTGCGCTGACATCAGCCTTACCCCTACCCTCCACTAGAACCCTAGGGGAGAAAAGGCCGCCTCCCCGCAAACTCCTGAAGAGGCTCAACTCTGAGCCTTGGGGGCTGGTAGCACCCTCAGTGCTCAGCAGGGTCCCACAGGAGAGGGTTGATGGTGGACTGGAGGAGGAAGGTGGAGGTAGGATCATCACTGAGATGAATGGTCTGTCAATCTCGGGTTCTGGCAGGCCTCTCCTGTCTCGTCGGCACAGCATCGAAACACATGACCCCTGCTCGCCCAAACTCATTGACCGATCCTGCTCAGAGGATTGCGCAGCCCTTTGTAGCTCCTCCTGGGCCGACAAGGTCCAACAGCACCAGATCCTGTACCGCAGGAACACCGCGCCGGAGTCTCAGGAAAATACATGTGGACCAGGAGCGGTGGCTTCACGCACCCTGGCTCACCCCAAACTTACACGTATGGAGCACTATGAGTCAGACACACACCTGTGTCCTGAGTCCATCCCTGGATCTCCAGACTCAGGGCGCGTGTCGGTGGAGCGGAGGAAGTACAACGCctcgcccctctctctgctcACCACCTCCTCCCGGGAATCCCTTGAGAGCATCCCCAATTCTATCTCCCCCATCACCATGCGCAGACGGTCCCCAGGCCTTCTGGAGCGCAGAGGCTCAGGCACCCTCCTCTTGGACCACATCTCCCACACCCGCCCCGGGTTCTTGCCCCCACTCAATGTCAACCCCCACCGGCCCATCCCAGACATCCGGGCCAATGGCAAGCCCACTTCCCCCGTCCACTCTGGTCCCAAGATCCTGGTTCCAGTTGCCCCTGCCTCACCCAAGAGAGGCCCAGACTTCAAGATGAAGAAGAAACTGATGAGGAGGCACTCCATGCAGACAGAACAGATGAAGCAGCTCTCCACCTTCCAGGAGATCCTGACAGAGAAGGTCATTGAGTCCAACGGGGACTGA